A window from Telopea speciosissima isolate NSW1024214 ecotype Mountain lineage chromosome 8, Tspe_v1, whole genome shotgun sequence encodes these proteins:
- the LOC122672257 gene encoding galactoside 2-alpha-L-fucosyltransferase-like isoform X5, whose protein sequence is MTMKLVGILSGCLMILTVFLTVSVIYWEPSSGGVSRFGKGRSSGMKAEEVRYPPVDVIRESVEEKDFKMKAEKGSGEVSSHKVDSPKDKHLGGLLAAAGYDEASCLSRHQSFLYRKALPQKPSSFLISRLRNYETLHKRCGPYTVSYNKTLEQLKSKNNNEPLECNYVVWISFSGLGNRILTLASTFLYALLTNRVLLVDRWTNMADLFCEPFPQTSWLLPKDFPLNQFGSFDQKSPHSYGNMLKNNVINISTNTLPSFLYLHLVHDYGDYDKHFFCDQDQILLHKVPWLIMKTNNYFVPSLFLVPSFEQELKKLFPEQETVFHHLGRYLFHPSNSVWGLITRYYHAYLEKADEKVGIQIRIFDTRTSPFQQILDQILSCSFKEKLLPEVNVKESIINPSGNQRSKAVLITSLDGGYFEKIRNMYWKHPTVSGEVIEVYQPSHEENQQTEKKMHNQKAWAEMYLLSLTDVLITSSWSTFGYVAQGLGGLKPWILTKVENRTTPDPPCRRAMSIEPCFHTPPFYDCKAKTWIDTGALVPHIKHCEDISWGVKLFNHDR, encoded by the exons ATGACAATGAAATTGGTGGGGATCTTGTCTGGTTGCTTGATGATTTTGACTGTTTTCCTTACAGTTTCAGTCATTTATTGGGAACCTTCATCTGGTGGAGTCAGCAGATTTGGCAAGGGGAGGTCCTCAGGAATGAAAGCTGAAGAAG TTCGGTACCCTCCTGTGGATGTAATCCGGGAATCTGTAGAAGAGAAGGATTTCAAAATGAAGGCTGAAAAAG GTTCTGGAGAAGTTTCATCTCATAAAGTTGACTCACCTAAAGACAAACATCTTGGTGGCCTTCTTGCTGCTGCTGGATATGATGAAGCATCTTGTCTAAGTAGGCATCAATCCTTCTTGTATCGCAAGGCACTACCACAGAagccttcttcttttctcatttcCAGGTTGAGGAACTATGAAACTCTCCATAAACGTTGTGGGCCTTATACAGTATCTTACAACAAAACATTGGAACAACTCAAGTCCAAGAACAACAATGAGCCACTGGAATGTAACTATGTGGTGTGGATTTCATTTAGTGGTTTGGGGAACAGGATCTTAACCCTGGCTTCAACTTTCTTATATGCCCTTCTCACCAATCGAGTGCTTCTTGTTGATCGTTGGACCAACATGGCCGATCTCTTCTGTGAACCATTTCCGCAAACATCTTGGTTACTTCCCAAGGACTTCCCACTTAATCAATTTGGTAGTTTTGATCAGAAATCACCTCACTCTTATGGGAACATGCTGAAAAACAATGTTATAAACATTTCAACAAACACCTTGCCATCCTTTCTGTATCTCCATCTTGTTCATGATTATGGAGATTATGATAAGCATTTCTTTTGTGATCAAGATCAAATCCTTCTCCACAAGGTTCCATGGTTGATCATGAAAACAAATAACTACTTTGTGCCATCTCTGTTCTTGGTTCCATCTTTTGAGCAAGAACTAAAAAAACTCTTCCCTGAACAGGAAACTGTTTTCCATCACTTGGGTCGGTATCTTTTCCACCCCTCCAATTCAGTATGGGGGTTGATTACAAGGTACTATCATGCCTACTTGGAAAAAGCTGATGAAAAGGTAGGCATTCAGATCAGAATCTTTGATACTAGAACTAGCCCATTTCAACAAATTCTGGATCAGATCCTTTCCTGTTCCTTCAAGGAGAAATTGTTGCCAGAAGTCAATGTGAAGGAATCCATAATCAACCCATCTGGAAACCAAAGGTCTAAAGCTGTTCTCATAACATCTTTAGATGGTGGATACTTTGAGAAGATAAGGAACATGTATTGGAAACACCCAACTGTGAGTGGTGAGGTGATTGAAGTGTATCAACCAAGCCATGAAGAAAACCAACAGACAGAGAAGAAGATGCATAACCAAAAGGCATGGGCAGAAATGTATCTCTTAAGTTTGACTGATGTATTGATCACAAGCTCATGGTCAACATTTGGATATGTGGCTCAGGGTCTAGGAGGTTTGAAACCATGGATTCTCACTAAGGTTGAGAACAGAACAACCCCTGATCCTCCTTGTCGACGGGCCATGTCAATTGAGCCTTGTTTTCATACACCTCCCTTTTATGACTGCAAGGCAAAAACATGGATTGATACTGGTGCACTTGTTCCTCATATAAAGCATTGTGAGGACATTAGTTGGGGTGTTAAACTATTCAATCATGATCGATGA
- the LOC122672068 gene encoding Werner Syndrome-like exonuclease, with translation MASYSVEVGGGVKVQTTVVKTASMVDTFVGELKNLCAGNTKPIIGLDLEWNSNSADPKVAILQLCVGTRCLIIQLRYLNVVPASLKNLISDPAVSFVGVGVTEDVAKLLKDYGIECKNAIELGPLAARVYGKTTEYAKKGLADLALEVVGFHMEKHPNVSCSNWDNETLTNEQIKYATIDAYASYLIGKKLLIG, from the coding sequence ATGGCTTCTTACAGTGTAGAAGTTGGAGGTGGTGTTAAGGTTCAAACCACAGTAGTCAAGACTGCTTCAATGGTGGACACTTTTGTTGGGGAACTGAAGAATCTCTGTGCAGGCAACACAAAGCCTATCATTGGGCTGGATCTGGAGTGGAATTCCAACTCGGCAGACCCAAAGGTTGCAATTCTGCAGCTTTGCGTAGGCACTAGATGCCTTATTATACAGCTGCGTTACCTTAATGTTGTCCCTGCATCTCTGAAGAACTTAATATCTGATCCTGCTGTCTCTTTTGTTGGTGTTGGAGTCACTGAAGATGTTGCTAAGCTCCTCAAGGATTATGGGATTGAATGTAAGAATGCTATTGAGTTGGGCCCACTTGCTGCTAGGGTTTATGGGAAGACGACTGAGTATGCAAAGAAAGGGTTAGCTGATTTGGCCCTTGAAGTTGTAGGGTTTCATATGGAGAAGCACCCAAATGTGAGTTGCTCCAACTGGGACAATGAGACTCTCACTAATGAACAGATCAAATATGCAACTATTGATGCATATGCTTCCTACCTCATTGGGAAGAAGCTCTTGATTGGATGA